The genomic region tgagtgaaaacatagacaaaacaaagtgtccctagtatgcctctacttgactagctcgttaatcaaagatggttatgtttcctgaccatagacatatgttgccgtttgatgaacgggatcacatcattagagaatgatgtgatggacaagacccattcgttagcttagcataatgattgttaagttttattgctattgctttcttcatgacttatacatgttcctctgtctatgagattatgcaactcccgaatatcggaggaacaccttgtgtgctatcaaacgtcacaacgtaactgggtgattataaagatgctctataggtgtctccaaaggtgttttttgggtcggcatagatcgagattagcatttgtcactccgtgtatcggagaggtatctccgggccctctcgataatgctcagcactataaggcttgcaagcaatgtggctaatgagttagttgcgggatatagcaatacggaacgagtaaagagacttgccgataatgatattgaattaggtatgatgataccgacgatggaatctctggcaagtaacataccgatgacatagggaacaacgtacgttgttgtgcggtttgaccgataaagatcttcgtagaatatgtaggagccaatatgagcatctaggttccgctattgattattgatcggagatgtgtctcgatcatgtctacatagttctcaaacccgtaggttccgcacgcttaacgttcgatattGATCGGAGATGACCAAAGTTTGTTGGGAGTCgctgatgagatcacggacatgatgaggagtctcgaaatggtcgagaggtaaagattgatatattggaaggttatgtttggacaccagaaaagTTTCAGAGAGGTTCAGACATTtttcagagtaccgaggggttaccggaaccctccggggaagtgttgggccaacatggccataagggagagagagagggaagcccgcggggggtgGCCGTGCGCCCTCCttctagggagtccgaataggacaaggaggagggggcggcgcctccttccctttccctctccctctccttcctattcccccCAGTGAAAAAAAGGTAGaggggggtcgaatcctacttggactaggagtccaagaaggactccccccatggcgcgcccctcctggccgccggcctctctcccctctatatacgtgggcagggggcaccccaaaggcacatcaattgttctctttgtCGTGTGCGGCGCCTCCCGCCACCCCCCACAGTTTACTtctccggtcatagcatcgtagtgcttaggtgaagccctgcgcggatcacatcatcgacaccgtcaccacgccatcgtgctgacggaactctctctcgaccctcgattggatcaagagttcgagggacgtcatcgagctgaacgtgtgctgaacacggaggtgtcgtacgttcggtacttggatcggttggatcgtgaagacattctactacatcaaccgcattaactaaCGCTTCcactacgagggtatgtggacacactctccccctctcgttgctatgcatctcctagatagatcttgcgtgatcgtaggaaatttttggaaaTTGCATGCTTCGTTTCCCAACAGATGGTGGCtacattttcctaaagcaatattagaaaaggattaatgatccacttcagaggaaaaatccagcatgacctttactaaaaaaggacatatcgagcgcctgaaatttgccggaacggaaattaatcaacacgccggcataacataggccactcgaaggtgttacctgcaaacatggtcacttgggcaagcacatatcctatttgagcaacactagatatacatgtttatatctacatcatatgagcaattCTTGAGcaacactaaataaactagttctactaaaaaaatctacatcatcatctattcaaAATGTTCTATACCtaaaacatctacatcatcatccactattactatttcttttactaAACCCTAAAATATGCCCTAAGTTCAGAATATAACAAGTacagaacattttttcaaattctaccAACTAAAAATTTCCATTACTAAAATGTCTAATCAAAAGAcctaaaatttcctattctattcaaaacacctaaaataggCTAAAGTTATTCTATTAcaaaacctacattctacaatgtctacattctaaaatctacatttaaactacctacattctacaagaacagagagaagggagggaggaggggtaggaAGGAGGGCGGGAAGAGGAGTAGGAAGGAGGGAGGTAGGAGGGGTATGAAGGAGGGAGGAACGAGTGGGAGGAAGGAGGGAACAGGTGGGAAGgatgggggagggaggaggagctacCTCGGTGGCCGTGACGGCAGGGGGGGGGCAGCAGGATGGAGGAGGGGGCTAGGgagggagggggcgacggcggcgagatggaggagggaggggcgacggcggcagcagcgGGCGGCAATGCAGCGGCGGTAGACGACATGGTGCGGGGGAGAGTGAGTGGAGCAGAGAGAGGAGAGTGAGGGGCGGCCTGGTGGGGAAGATAGGATGGCTTTAGCAGTAGCACCGTCCCATAAAACGCGCTACTGCCTACTGCTAAGTGTAAGCATGCAAAAACacattggtcatcaatgatctttttgtgtgcaatctgaattgtcaatatgagtcctctctggtttaggaaccggagaagactcatattgcggccataaATTCTACACaaagagttcaatgaagaccaagtggatGTAATAGGTAAGTAGGCGGGCACAAAAATCTTCCCGAAGCATCCTGGCGCCTAGGCGGAATAGATCCACCGCGGCTCTTTAAGAAATACGATCTGAGGGAGAAATTACCGCTAAGGTCAGAAGCTCCACCTTGATCAACCTACAAATCAAGGGAACGTCCACCTAATGGACAGGCAAACCACGTAGTTTTGAAAACAATTACCAATATTTTTTAAATGCAAACCTTCCTTAAATTTGTGAAAAAAAGTTTGGAAAACGAGAACATTAAGCTCCATTTTAATCAATCTACAAattgaaaagattcacaaatttaaGAAGGAGTTCACAGTTCGAAGTTATAGCGAGTGGAAGTAATCCAAGAGTTCAATAGTTGGAATTCTACTTCATGCACCTATATTTTGAAGGTTAagataagaaaataaataaatgggccaagccgaggagggagaggtgtGTGCGCCGGTTTGTGTGACGCTACTTTCTATAAAGCGGGAGCTCCTAGTCAGCGTTTGCTGTGCCAGTTAGTGGACGCAGCGCTCGCACGCCACCTTTCATGGGGCCGGCCAAACTACATGGGCGATCAGCCGTCGCTCGTGAGGAGCATACGCCCGATTAGTTCTTCGTGGTTCAACAAGTTGACCATTAACCGTTCACTTTCAACAAGTGGTTATCTTTTCGGAAAAGTTCATTGATATGAAAAAAAGTTTATGGATTTGCaaaatgttcacaaattgaaaAAGACCATGAATAGAAAAAAATTCACGGATTTTGGAAAAAATGTCCAACGATTTGGAAAAAGtttatcgattttgaaaaagtCCATCGACATTGAAAAACAAAGTCCATCAACTTTGAAAAAATTCATACATTTTTAAAAAGGCTCATAGATTTTAAAAAAAGAGCATCaatattgaaaaaagttcacggattttaaaaaaatttaaaaaattgagAAAATATTCACAAAATTAAAATAAGTTTATTGATTTTTAGAAAAAGCGAAATTGAAAAAGTTTGCACattgcaaaagaaaaaggaaaacagaaaaggaacagaaaaaaagaaagaaacatgAAACCCGGAAAAAAACTGTTTGAAAAAACGAGAAAAGAACAGGAAAtaggtaaaaagaaaaaagaaaaggaaaggaaggaAGGAGAAAAGTGCGATAGATCGAGGTATTTAGTAACATCAATTCAGGTTGGCTCTTTCTTTATCACATGAAGCTTTCAACCAAGAGGTAGCTGCTTCGGATCCTGCCATTGCTTATATTTCTTTTTAGATATAAAATATATAAAAACACGAGCATTATTTGAGAGTGACAGTTAAGGAGGTCAATATCCTACTCGACCAAACGTCATCAACAtataattattcatcaggaaaaaGAAGCATGCAGCAGCGTATGCCTGCTCTCCGTTCAGTTCCGACGACCACTAGGTGGGATACCGCAGTACGTGCACCGGCATCCGTCGGAAACGCACTCGCCCACCGAGGTGCCGCTGATGCGTTCCTGGCAGTACTCCATGCACTTGTCAGGATTGCATATGCCGGGGATGGTCGGGAGCACCTTGCAGTCCATGGGGGTCACCGTCGCAGTGGCGCCACCGCCGTTAGCCGTCACCACCTTTGTCACCGCATCTACGGATCGAACAGCGCACACAGAGTAATTAGCGCGAGGCATATATATTACTCCAGTTTGTTACTTGAAAAGTTGAAACTAATAACGCACGTAGATATGCCAATGTGAGTATATATGCATACCTGAACAGAGCACCACAATGGCGAGGGCCAGTAGCATCGTGTAGAACGGCCTCATCCTGACTTCGCGAGGTTGTTTGGGGAGTGCTGAGAGATGTAGCGAAGGTTACTGACTGCTGTGATGTGTATTATTCAGCTAGTGGTTGCCGGACAAGCTAACTGCCTTCGCATGGTTGTTTACAATGCAAAGAACGGGCATGCTATTTTTGGAAACAATTTACTTCGAGGCTTTAGATGGAATGTAATAAGTACTTCTCAAAAGAAAGGTGTAATGTAATTAAGGGTGGCAATTATATATTTTTATCGAGTGCATATCCGTACTTGTAGTTGGAGTACtcatctattatatataaaaagtatttgaTGGGTTAACCGAAAATAAGAAAATAAACTAGAAAGTACCGCAAAAATTAGAAACATCTGACCATTAGTTTAAGTTAAGAAGCCAATTACAATCGATGGATATCAAAAATAGACAATGACATTAAAGATCAtgaaaattacccaccaatgcccttAATAAAATTTGAACCTGTCAATCACGGTGGACATTGTTGGAAAATCGGAGCCACCACGATGGTGGCTGCGCGCCGCACGGGGTAGCCCCTCCCGTTTCCCCACTTtacgttaagtgggtacttatccctaGACCACCTAGTccctatataaagcaacgaggagACATCATTGTAACACCtaatcattgattaataaagctggtctcctccataactctctgtgtcatttactttcgcgtgtacgactacttcgactacttcgtctacgacgctcgctCTCGCTCCGCAACCTTGGACCGGACTCGCCGGCAGGAGTTGCGGAACACGTTATCAGCATGCTTCGCTCCACCAACTCTCCGTCAAGCCTGCATCACGCAGGCTTTCGTCGACCCGCGGAGGTATAAGATCCGATCCCCACTCTTGGCAAAAATGGATTCCCCTCGTTACCGCGATTCCGTTTTTGCGGTTAGTTTCTTTTTCGGATTTGATCTACCTATGGTGCGGATTTTCCTCCCAAGAACCGAGCGGACGAACACGTCGCCGACCAATGTCGATGTTCTTGGACTAAGAGGAACTTGTTGACTGCACTATAGGGAGTCGGTACAGATCGCGATCAAGATGATCACGGTACCGCCGCAACGCACCCGTTGTGCCACGCGCCGTCGAtgttcccgatgaacacgatgatatTTTTGAGATCCCGACGCCGGCGTCGCCGTCCCAAGCAGCTCGCCATACCCGTGCCCGATGCATGTTTCATGCCGCCGTAGGCCCTGCTGGTCCCGGCTGCTGGCCGCCTCCGCGTGCACGTAAGGTAGCTGCGCCCGGCGGGCTAGCTGGCTTGGCCCttgtcgccgccgccgtgccgtggCCGCAGGGGCCTGGCCGCCCCGCGCCGGGGCCGTGCCGTGGCCGCGCGCCCTCCAGGCCGCGACACGCCGGCCTCTCCATGGCCGCGCCCTGCTGGCGCGTGCTCGACGCCGCAAACAGTGGCTGCCGACGCCGACGCGAGCCGTGGCGCAGCCGCAGCTACCGCCGCGagccgtggccgccgccgccgcgagcgcTGGCCATCCCGGCCGCGccctgcgtgcgtgcgtgcgtggtctTCGCCGCCGCGAGTACGCGCgctggcctgccctggccgcgcaGTGCgtacgtgccgccgccgccgctcgggcgCTAGGAAACCCTAGCGACCCCTGAGCTGGCGAGCAGCCGGCCCAGTGGGCTGCTGTGGACCGGGTCCCATTTTTTCCTTTCCTCCATAAAAAAAAGAAAACGGGGGGAGGGCGGTGGGGCTGGCTACACGGGCCGACGGCCCATTTCGGCCTGCGAGCGCACTGGACCAGGCCAGAGAGCACACGCGCGCGCGTTTCTATGCTTTTGATCCCTCGGAGTTTCCAGATTTTATGCGAATTTTTATTCCTGCTATAATATTTTCCGTATAAGTCCCTGGAACTATCTGTTTTCGCTGGAAATGCGTATTTGGGGCTTAAAAATGCCTTGGGAATCCAATTTTTGGGCTAGTTTTCACACACTAGATGCGCTTAACATGCTATGTTTTGTAACATGATATTATTGTATGATTTTACTGCTGTAGATTAATTGATTAACACTCTTAATCATTTAGTAAGTCATATAAAGCATGTTTTAAATATTGGAACGTCCTTTTTATTGAATAAGTTTATCAACATCGCTTTGTGCAAAAGATTACCTGATgtaatctcatgatttttgcataaatcGCAGATGGCCGGAATTGTCCACAGGGAGTTTGCTGAGTTGGCCCAGACAGGGCTGAACTACCTGTCTTGGCCCTTGGACTACGAGATTTTTCTCCAGGGCAAAACCCTCTTGAGGGCGATCGGAAAGGGGGCCCAGCTGGCCGCCACTGATCCCAAGTTCGAAACTGAGAATGCGCAGGCTCTGCACTTTCTCCGTCATCACCTGTCACCTACTCTGAAAGATGAGTATATGGCTGAGCGCAGTGCTTCTGGCCTTTGGACCGCCCTTAAGCAGCGGTTTGAGCGGCTGAACTACAATGTGAATCCACATGCAGAGGCAGAGTGGATCCGTCTGAGGTTTGCGGACTTCAAGACGGTTGGGGAGTACAATTCGGCTCTGCACCGGATTTGTACGACTCTTCGGTTGTGTGGTACTGAGATTATCGATTCCCAGAAGATTGAGAAAACCCTATCCACTTTCCACCCCGACGCGGTCCAGTCCTCACGGAACTACCGCCAGGGGAACTACACGAGGTATTCAGAGTTGATTGACGTCCTCCAGGTGGCGGAGGCGCAGGATGAGGTTCTCAAAAAGAACTTTGTCGCACAACCACTTGGGGGAAGTTCTCGCCAGGAGGTGAACGCTCTCAAAGTCCGCAAGCCTCAACAGAAGAAGAGGGGccgcaagggcaagaagaagggaCCTCACCCTCCTGCCCCGGCTAAGCAGAACAAGCCGGGCAAGGGAGGGCAGCGGCCTCAGGACTGCTTGCGTTGTGGCTCGGTGGAGCATTTCTCCCGCCAGTGCCGCGCACCACCGGAGGTCGTTGAAGCATACAAGGCTCGGAAGGCGCGTGAGACGCacctcgccttggttcaggagggagCACCACCGGCGCCCATGGCGGCACCCGTGATGATCGCTACGCCCCCTGCTGCGCCCATAGAGGCGACCCCCGTGGTGCCCATCGCGGTACCTTTGGCGGTCTCTACCGACGCCCACGTCGCCATGGAGGTTGCCACATGGTcgccttggcggcggcggcgccactaGACATTGATGCGGCCTCCAAGATGATTTCTAAGGAGGATCAGCTCACTAGTATGGAGATTGCGGCGGAAGTGAATGGTTTCTTCACCGAGTCCACTTAGCATAACTCTTTGGTTATCATGATTCCGTGATACAATAAAATTGAAtaaattcgatttggttgtaagctctATGAGAGCATAAACTTATTCTTTACTTTGGCGATTGGATGACATTTATTCATTTATTCCATTATTTATACATGATAGCATGTTATGTTCTGACATGTGTGCATTTCTCTTTAATGTATTTTCTTCCTCATTACATTAATTAGATGTCATATTTTAGAACGTGTGTGGCGCCCGAATGGAGGAAACGTGCTTTGCCgatagcgccaccactcataccatttTACGAGAAACTAAGTATTTTGAGTCCATTAAAAATCTCCGGGAAGTATTATGACAATCGCCGGCTGCGGTTCTCACATAGTTGGCTCCGGACGAGCCACTATTATACTCCCTATGGGAACAACTTTGATCATTAATGATGCGTTGTTGTACCCAGAGTCGACTCATACTCTTTTGAGCTTTAGAGACATCTGCGCTAATGGTTTCCATGCTGAGACCGATAATGAAAACGGCAAGGAGTGCCTACTCATCACAAAGCGGGATG from Triticum aestivum cultivar Chinese Spring chromosome 4A, IWGSC CS RefSeq v2.1, whole genome shotgun sequence harbors:
- the LOC123082907 gene encoding uncharacterized protein, whose translation is MLRSTNSPSSLHHAGFRRPAEMAGIVHREFAELAQTGLNYLSWPLDYEIFLQGKTLLRAIGKGAQLAATDPKFETENAQALHFLRHHLSPTLKDEYMAERSASGLWTALKQRFERLNYNVNPHAEAEWIRLRFADFKTVGEYNSALHRICTTLRLCGTEIIDSQKIEKTLSTFHPDAVQSSRNYRQGNYTRYSELIDVLQVAEAQDEVLKKNFVAQPLGGSSRQEVNALKVRKPQQKKRGRKGKKKGPHPPAPAKQNKPGKGGQRPQDCLRCGSVEHFSRQCRAPPEVVEAYKARKARETHLALVQEGAPPAPMAAPVMIATPPAAPIEATPVVPIAVPLAVSTDAHVAMEVATWSPWRRRRH